The window CGGCATCGGCCTGGTCGCGGAGTCGCGCCGCGTCTACACCATGGGCGGCGCCGCGGACGGAACCAGCCTCGCGGCCCAGGTCCTGGGCTTCGTGAACGTGGATGGCATCGGCCAATACGGCGTCGAGGCGGCCGAGGATGCTCGGCTGGCCGGCTCGCCGGGATCCGTGGTGGCCCAGGAGGACGTGGCCGGTCGGTTGATCGCCGGTTCGGTCCACGAGCTCGAGGCGCCCGTCAACGGCGCCGACCTGACGCTCACCCTGGACGTCGGCCTGCAGCACATCCTGGAGGAGCAGATGCTCGACACCTTCATCAGGAACCGTGCCCGGGGCGTGACCGGCCTGGTGATGGACGTCAACACGGGAGCCATCCTCGGCCTGGCCTCATACCCGACCTTCGACGCCAACCAGTACTCGGTCACCGACCCGGTCCTGTTCGGGAATCCCGCGGTCAGCCGCCAGTACGAGCCGGGATCGGTACTCAAGGCCGTCACGGTGGCGGCCGCGCTGGACGCGGGCGCCATCACACCCGCCGACCTGTTCCTCGATGACAACGACCTGCACATCTACGACGCCGTCATCCACAACGCCGACCGGACGTGGTATCCGGGGGGACATGGCCTGCTCACGCCGGCCCAGGTCCTGGCCCTTTCCAACAACGTCGGCGCGGCCACCATCGGCCTGACCCTGGGAGGGCAAGGTCTGTACGACGCCCTGCGACGCTTCGGCTTCGGTACACCGACCGGCGTCGAGATGTCCGGGGAGGCGGCAGGGGTCGTCCTCCACCCCGATGACGAGGGCGCGTCGAAGGAGCTGACCACGGCCCAGAACGCCTTCGGCCAGGGGATCACGGTCACGGTCGTCCAGCTGGCCGCGGCCTACGCCGCCCTGGCCAACGGCGGGCGGCTGGTGACGCCGCATATCGTGGCGGGCTGGACGGACGGGGACGGGACCTTCCGGCCGCGCGAGATTCCCACCCCAACCCAGGTCATCACGCCCGAGACATCGGACACGATCCTCGAGATGTTGACCGGCGCCATCGACGACGGCATCGCCAACGGCGCAGCGGTGGCCGGCTACTCGATCGCCGGCAAGACCGGGACGGCGGAGATCGCGGGCCCGGTCAACGTCCGTGTCCACACCGGCTGGGATGCCAATGGGCAGCCGATCTACGTCGACACCACCCGGCAGGCGTACATCGAAGGCTGGATCGACTCCAGCTTCGTGGGAATCGCTCCCGCCTCCAGCCCGCGGTTCGTCACGATCATCCTCATTCACCGGCCGGTGGTGGGCGGCGGTGGCATCGGGGAGCGGCCGGAGGACGCCTTCGCGCAGCTGGCGCCGCTGGTCTTCGACTACTACGGCATCCCGCCCGACCGACCCCTCCCCGGGGTTGCCACCCAATGAGGCTGGTAGACTCCCGGCCGAAAGCCGCAGGAAACCGCGTGCCCGCGCCGATTCGAATCGACGACCTCCTGGCCGCCACCGGTGGCCGACTCCTGACTCCCACCCCTGTCCGGTCCTTCCGGCTCGCCGTCGTCGACTCTCGTCGCGTCGTCCCGGGGTGCCTGTTCGTGGCCATGCGCGGGGAGCGCGACGACGGCCACCGGTACGTCGCCAACGCCATCGCCGCGGGCGCCGTGGCGGCGCTCGTCGAGCGTGAGGTCACGCTTCCCTCCACGGCACGGGCGGCCCTGGTCCGGGTCCCGGACAGCCTGATCGCCCTCCAGGAGCTCGCGGCGTGGTGGCGGGACCGATTCGCGGTGCGCGTGGTGGGGATCACCGGGTCGACGGGCAAGACGCTGGCCAAGGAGGTCACCGCGGACGTCCTGGCCCGCGCCCTGAGCGTCCTGCGCAACGAGGGCAACCTGAACTCCGAGACCGGTCTGCCCATGACCCTCCTGGGCCTTGAGCCGGGCCACCAGGTCGCGGTCCTGGAGATGGGAATGTACACGGTGGGGGAGATCAGCCGGCTGGTGGAGATCAGCCGGCCCGAGGTCGGGGTCGTGCTGGCGGTGCACCCCACGCACCTGGAGCGGGCGGGAAGCCTGGAGCGCATCGCCCAGGCCAAGGCGGAACTGCCCCGCGGCCTGCCGGCGGACGGGCTCGCGGTCCTGAACGCGGATGACCCGCGCGTGGCCTCCATGGCCGCCCAGACGCGCGCGCCCGTCCGCACCTTCGGCCTGGGCCCATCGGCCGACGTGCGCGCGATCGACGTCGCATCCGACGGGCTGCGTGGCATGACATTCACCCTGCATGCCCCATGGGGACAGCTCCGGGTCCGCAGTGCGTCGCCCGGACGGCACCTCATTCCGCTCGCCTTGGCGGCGGCCGCGGTCGCGGAGCACTTCGGCGTGCCGCTGGTCGACGTGGCGGCGGCGCTGGAGGCCGGCAGCTCGGCCCCGCACCGGATGGCCATCAAGGAGATGCCGAACGGGTCGACCCTGGTCGACGACACCTACAACGCCTCGCCGGAATCGGTGTCGGCCGCCCTCGAGTTCGTGGCTCAGACCCCTGTCGGGCGCGGGCGCCGGCTGGCGGTCCTGGGCGACATGCTCGAGCTGGGGCCTGATGAGCGGACTCTGCACGAGCGGATCGGCGCCCAGGCCGCCGCGATCCTCGACGGCCTGGTCGGGGTCGGGGAACGCGGTCGCTGGATCGCGGAGGCGGCACAGGCGGCGGGACTCCAGCGGGTGGCGACGGCGTCCGACGCGGAGCAGGCCCTGGCGGTCGTCGAGCAGACACTCAACCCCGGCGCGCATGACCTGCTCCTGGTCAAGGCGTCGCGCGGGATCGCCCTCGACCGCCTGGTGGCCGCTCTGCTGGGCCAACCACCGGACCCGGAGAGCTAGCCGTGCTGCCTCTCCTGCTGGCGGTCGTGCTCGCGTTCGGTGGGGTCGTCCTGCTGGGCCCCATCTACATCCGGCTCCTCCAGCGGCTGGGCTTCGGAAAGCAGATCCGGATCGAGGGGCCCCAGGCCCATGCGGTCAAGGCCGGCACGCCGACCATGGGCGGGATGCTGATCGTGGTGGTCGTCATGTTCCTGGCCATGGCCATGCGGCTCGAGGACGAAAGCACCCTGACCCCCATGCTGACCCTGGTCGGGGTGGGCATCCTGGGTGCCATCGATGACTTCGTGAACACGCGGACCGGGTTCGGCATGCGCGGCCGGTACAAGCTCGTATGGCAGACCGTGGTCGCGATCCTCGCCGCGGTCTACATACAGCGCCACTACGACCTGACCGCCATCAACGTCCCGCTGGTCGGCCAGTTCGAGATCCCGATCCTGCTCCTCGTCCTGTTCATCGCGTTCGCGATCGTCGCCGCCTCCAATGCGGTCAACCTGACCGACGGGCTGGACGGGCTGGCGTCGGGGGTCCTGGTCTTCAGCTTCGTCGCCTATCTGCTGATCGCCCTGGTCGGGGTTCCCGGCCTGAAGCTCAGCCAACCCGAGCTGGCGGTCTTCTGCGCCCTGCTGATCGGGGCCCTGATGGGTTTCCTGTGGTTCAACGTCCACCCCGCCCAGATCTTCATGGGCGACGCCGGGGCGCTTGCGCTGGGTGCGACCCTGGCCGTGGTGGCGGTGGTCACCGGCCAGCTCCTGCTGCTCGTCATCATCGGCCTCGTGTTCGTGGCCGAGACGGTATCGGTCATTCTCCAGATCGGGTCGTACCAGCTTCGCGGCAAGCGGATCTTTCGGATGGCCCCCTTGCACCACCACTTCGAGCTCCTCGGCTGGGCCGAGGAAAAGATCACGCTCCGCTTCTGGATCGTGTCGGCCCTGGCCGGGCTGCTCGGCTTCAGCCTCTTCCTGGCCACCACCGGGCTGTCGTGATGCCGATGCCGATGCCTCCCCTCAGCTCCACCCTCCCCAGCCGCCGATCCGACCTGGCCGGGCGCCGGGTCCTGGTGCTCGGTCTGGCACGGTCGGGGGTGGCGGCTGCCCGCTTCCTGTCCGATGCCGGAGCCCAGGTGACGGCCTACGACCGTCAACCGGCCGAGGCCCTGGCCCAGTCCGTCGCCGCGCTCGGGGATCGACCCGTGACGCTGGCCCTGGGAGCGGCTCCGGCCGCCGTCCGTGAGCTGCTGACCGATGCCGATCTGGTGGTGACCAGCCCCTCGATCTCGGCCCGCTTCCCGACCACCGACCCGTGGCTGCGCGAGGCGCTGACCGATGCCGAGGCCGGCGGCACGCCACTCGTGAGCGAGGTCGACCTCTTCCTGCGCCTGACCCGGGCCCGGATCCTGGCCGTGACCGGGACGAAGGGGAAGACCACCACCGCGTCGCTGGCTGCCGACATCCTGCGCGCGGCCAAGGTGCCCCACGTCCTGGGCGGGAACATCGGGACCCCTCTGATCGAGGAGGCGCACGTCCTCGGACCCGAGACCTGGGCCGTCCTCGAGCTGTCCGAGCTCCAACTGCCGACCGTCAGCCGCGGGGCGGACATCGCGGTCTACACCAACATCCTGGCCGACCACCTGGATCGCCATGCCAGCGTGGAGGCGTACCGGGCGGTCAAGGGCCGCCTGGCCGAGCTGTCGGCACTGGGGGGCGAGCTCGTCCTCAACCGGGAGGATCCGGGGTGCGTGGAGCTCGGCGCGCGGCTGCCGGGTGCCCGCGTGCACTGGTACGGCCTCGAGCCACGCCCCGGCGCGGACGCCTGGGTCGAGGATGGCTGGGTCGTGGTCGGCGGCCAGCGGGTGCTGCAGACCGTCGACGTGCCGCTCCGCGGCGAGCACATGCGCCGCAACGTCCTGGCCGCCGCGGTGGGCGCCCGGCTGGCAGGCGCCGACACGACAGCCGTGGCCACCGGGGTCCGCGCGTTCGGGGGCGTTCCGCACCGGCTCGAAGACCTCGGGGTCCGGGCCGGCGTCGCGTACGTCAATGACTCGCAAGCCACCATCCCGGTGGCCGCCATCGCCGGCATCATGGCCTTCGACGAGGGCCGGGTGGTGGTCATCGCGGGCGGCCAGGGCAAGGGCCTGGACTACGCCGCGCTCGCGGAGGCCATCGTGGACCGCTGCCGGGCGGCGGTCCTGATCGGGGACACGGCGCCCGAACTGGAGCGCCTGATCGGCGGGCGGGTGCCGGTCCGCCGAGCCTCGTCGATGGCCGACGCGGTGGCAGCCGCGAGCGCTGAGGCGCGGCCCGGCGACGCGGTCCTGCTCGCCCCGGCGGCCGCCAGCTTCGACATGTTCGCCGACTACGCCGCGCGCGGGGACGCGTTCCGGGCGGCCGTGGCCGGCCTGCCGGATCCGGCAGGCGACCGATGACCGCGGCCGTCGGCGTCGCGGCCGCGAACCGGCGTGCGGTCCGCACCCGCGGCGTGCAACGTGTGCGACGCCGGGTCGCCATGCCCCTGCTGGTCGCCGTGCTGGCGCTGGTCGCAATCGGGGTCGTCATGGTCTACTCGGCCTCGAGCGTCCGGGCCCTGCTGAGCAGCAACGACCCGGCGCGCTATGGGATCGCGCAGGCCGTGTTCGCCGCCATCGGCTTGAGCGCGATGGTCCTCCTGAGCCGGATCGACTTTCGGGTCTATCGGTACTTCGCGATACCGGCCTACGTGGGGGCGCTGGTCCTCCTGGCGCTGGTCCTGGTGCCGAGCATCGGGTTCGAGGTCGGCGGATCGCGACGCTGGCTCCAGCTTCCGGTGATCGGGAACTTCCAGCCCGCCGAGGTCGCCAAGCTCGCGATCATCCTGTACCTGGCCCATTGGCTCGACCGCCGGGGGCGCGCGGCGCGTGGCCTGCGGGGAGGCTTGATTCCATTCGCGCTCCTCGTCGCCCCCGGGTTCCTCCTCATCGCCTTCGAGCCCGACCTCGGCACGGCCGGCATCTATGCCGTGGCCGCGATGTCGGTGTTCTTCATGTCGGGCGCCAACCTGGTCGGCTTCGTCGCCATGGCCGGCGCCGTGGCGGCCGCGGCCGTGGTCTTCGTGAGCCGGACGCCGTACCAGCTGGCGCGGGTCACGAGCTTCCTCGATCCGGAGCGCGACCCGCTGGGGGCCGGCTACAACGCCATGCAGGCGCTGATGGCGCTCGCCATGGGCGGGCTGGCTGGGGTGGGGCTTGGCGCCTCGCGCCAGAAGTACCTGTACCTGCCCGCGCCCTCGACCGACTTCATCTACGCCATCATCGGCGAGGAATGGGGACTCATCGGGACGCTCATCGTCCTGGTCCTGTTCCTCGTCATTGCCTGGCAGGGCTACCGCATCGCGGTCCATGCCCCCGATACGTTCTCCGGCCTTCTGGCGGCCGGGATCACGACCTGGCTCGTGGTCCAGGCTGTCATCAACATGATGGTGGTGACCGCCCTGTGGCCGGTCACCGGCGTCCCACTGCCGTTCATCAGCTACGGCGGAACGGCACTCATCATCAACCTCGTGGCGGTCGGCATCCTCCTGTCGATCAGCCGCGAGGCGCAGACAGGATCGGTGTTCGATGCGCTTCGTGATCTCAGGCGGCGGGACCGGCGGGCACATCTACCCCGCGTTGGCCGTCGCGCAAGCCCTGCGCGAGCTGCATCCCGAGGTTGAGCTCGCGTACGTGGGTGGCGTCCGCGGCTTCGAGCGCCGGCTGGTGGGCGAGGCCGGCGAAATGCCGTATCACCAGCTGGCCGTCCGTTCCCTGCGCTCCGCCGGGCGCGACGCTCACCTGGTCCTGGACCCGATGCGCCTTGTGGCGGCGGCCCCGCAAGCGTGGCGGCTCCTGCGCCGCCTTCGACCGGCGGCGGTCTTCACCACCGGCGGGTACCTCGCCATTCCGCTCCTGGCCGCGGCGCGGGTCCGCGGCATCCCGAGCATCGTGTGGGAGGGCAATGTGATACCCGGTCGGGCGACGCGCGCCGTCGGACGGCTAGCCACCAGGGTCGCCGTCGCCTTCCCGCCGACCGGGGAGGCGTTCGGGAAGCGCGCGTTCGAGTCCGGCACCCCGATTCGCTCCCTGGCCGGGATCGACCGCGCCGCGGCTCGCGCCGAGATGGGGGTCGGCCCCGAGGACCGACTGCTGCTGGTCTTCGGCGGTTCGCAGGCCGTGGCCCGCATCACGGCCGCCCTGGACGAGGCCCTGCCCGCGCTCGTCGCCGACTGGGTGGTGCTGCACCTGGCGGGCGAGGCGGGGATGGCCGCCGCCCTGGCCAGCCGCGACCAGCTGCCGGAGTCCCATCGCGACCGGTACCGCCCCGAGCCGTACCTGACCGATCGCATGGCCGCTGCGCTGGTGGCAGCCGACCTGGTGCTCGGGCGGGCCGGATCCTCGACCTGTGCCGAGGTCGCCGCCGCTGGAGTCGCCTCCATCCTGGTCCCGTATCCCCACGCCCGCGGGCACCAGGCGGCGAACGCGGCCTGGCTGGCCCAGCACGGGGCAGCCGTGGTCGTGCCCGACGAGGCATTGACCGGTGAGCGGCTGCGGGCCGAGGCGGCCGCGCTGCGGGATGACGCCCGTCGGACGCCCATCGCGGCCGCGGCGCGGCAGCTGGGCCGTCCCCGGGCCGGCCACGAGATCGCGGCCGCCCTCCTCGAGCTGGCCGAGGGCTCGCGCGCGTGACCGCCTCAACTTCCGCCGGGCGCAGGCGCGAGCTGGATGCCAGCCTGGATCGCCTCGATCGAATCGCGGATGAGCGGGCGATCCGGCTCCATCCTGACGTGCCCCTGGCTCCGATCACCACCCTGCGGGTCGGGGGTCCCGCCGACCGGCTGGCCGAGCCCCGCACGGGCGACGAGCTGCTGGCGGTCCTGGACGCGGCTCGCGAGGCCGAGGTGGCGTGGTTGGTCGTGGGCAACGGCAGCAACCTGGTCGTCGCCGACCGGGGCGTTCGAGGGCTCGTCATCCGGAACCGGGCCCGCGCGGTCCGCGTGAATGGCAGCGTCCTGTCCGCGGATGCCGGTGCGCCGATGGCGCTGCTCGTGAAGCGCGCGACCGCCGCGGGATTGACCGGAGTGGAGTGGGGGATTGCGGTTCCCGGCACCCTGGGGGGCGCCGTCTGGGCCAACGCGGGCGCCCACGGTGGCGAGATGCAGCAGCGCGTGGCGCAGGTCGACGCCTGGGACTCCGAATCCGGCCGTCTCCAACGCCTGACCAACGCGGCCTGCCGCTTCGACTACCGCGAGTCGCGCTTCAAGCACGAACGCCTGGTCGTGGTGGAAGCCAGTCTCGAGCTCGCCCCAGACGCGCCGCAGGCGGTGGCGGCGCGGGTCGCCGAGCACCAGGCCCAGCGGGCCGCCACCCAGCCGCTGGCCGAGCAGAACGCGGGGAGCGTCTTCCGGAACCCGCCCGGGGACTTCGCCGGACGCCTGATCGAGGCCGCGGGGCTGAAGGGGGCACGGGAAGGCAGCGCATCGGTCAGCGAGCGGCACGCGAACTTCATCGTCACCCAGCGCACCGGACGCGCCGCCGACGTGCGACGCCTGGCCGACCGGGTCCGATCCACCGTGCTCGAGGCGAGCGGCGTGTCGCTGACGTACGAGATCGAGTTCGTCGGCGATTGGGAGCTGGACCGATGACCCGCCGGCTCAGGGTCGGGATCTTTGCCGGTGGCCGCTCAGCCGAGCACGAGGTGAGCATTGCGTCGGCCGAGTCGGTCCTGCGCGAGATCGACCGGGATCGGTATGAGCCATACCTCATCTACATCGATGCCGCTGGTGGTTGGCATCTGCCCGCCGGCCCCGCGCCAGAGCTGGGACCGGGCGAGAGCCTGGCCTTGCGCCTGGGTGCCGAGACGATCCCCGAGCACAGCGCGCGACTCGAATCGGGGGACGCGAGCCTGCCCGTGGTGGCCGACGCCCCGTCCGCGGTTCCTGCGCGCGCCGCGGTCCGGAACCTGGCCGAGGCCATCGACGTGGCCTTCCTGGCGGTCCATGGCCCGTTCGGCGAGGACGGGACGCTCCAGGGCTTCCTCGAGCTGGCCGGAATTCCGTATACCGGCGCCGGCGTGCTGGCCAGCGCGGTGGCCATGGACAAGGTCGTTTTCAAGGACCTCATGCGCGGCCACCAGCTTCCCGTGCTGGACTACACGTGGTTCTCGCTCTCCGCATGGCGCCGCGCGCCGCAGCAGGTCGTGGATGAGATCGTGGCCCGGATCGGCTCCCGCGCGGTGGTCAAGCCCGCTCGCCTGGGCAGCAGCGTGGGCATGAGCCTGGCGCATGACCCCGACGAGCTGCCGGCCGCCCTCGAGGAGGCATTCGGCTGGGATTCGAAGGTCATCGTCGAGGCCTACCTGCCCGGGGCCCGTGAGTTCGAGTGCGGCGTGCTGGGCAACGAGGACCCGATCGTCTTCGAGCCCGGCGAGGTCATCAGCCACCATGAGCTGTACGACTACGAGGCAAAGTACATCCCCGGCCTGGCCGATGTCGTCCCTCGCGCCGATGTCGCGCCGGAGCTGGCGGAACGGCTGCGCGGGCTGGCGCTTGCCGCCTACCGCGCGGTCGACGCGCGCGGCATGGCGCGCGTCGACTTCCTGGCCGTACCCGACGCGGTCTTCCTGTCCGAGATGAACACCATCCCCGGCTTCACGACCACCAGCATGTTCCCCAAGCAGGCTGAGCTGGCGGGGATCAGCTTCGCCGACCTCGTGGCGCGGCTCCTCGATCTGGCCCAGGAGGGCTCGGGCGAATGAGGTGGCAGCGTCTGTTCGAGCCCACCCGTCCGGTCGCCCGGCGCCGCCGTGGGCCGACCAGCCAGGCGGCGACCAGCGCGACCCCCAGCCGCACGAAGAGCCGGACGACGGGGCACAAGAACCCTGGGCGCGGGCGGCCGGATCGCGGAGCCCGGCCCCCGAAGTCCGTCCCGGCTCCGCGGCGGCGGCGACGCCGCATCAACTGGGCCCGGATCACCGCGCTGGCGCTGTCCCTGACCATGGTCGCGACCCTGGCGTGGCTGGCCGGCGGTCCGTTGCTCCGCGTTCGGTTGGTCAGCTACCACGGCGCCGGGTGGACATCGGACAGCGACCTGGACGCGCTGATGGCCCCCGTCATCGGTCGCAGCGCCCTGATGGTCGACGCGGCCGGCCTGGCCCTCGATCTGAGCGCGCTCCCCGGGGTCGAAGGGGCGAGCGTCGAAGTCGGCGTGCTCGGGTCGGCCCAGGTGACATTGGTCGAGGGCGGCGCCGTGGCGCTGTGGCGGACGAGCGCGGCGCAGCTCCTGCTGGCCGAGGACGGCACCGTGGTCGGCGTCCAGTCCCGGGAGGCGGTCCCCCGGGGCAGCCTCGTCGGCCTGCCCGTCATCGACGACCTGCGGGACGCCTCGCATGACCTCACGGTCGGTGACGAGCTGCCTTCCGGCGAGCTGGACGCGGCGCTGGCCCTGGCGGCGCTGACCGGTAGCCGCCTTGGTTCTCAGACCGCAGTCCTGACCCTGGCACTGGATCCGACCTACGGGTTTGTCCTGTCGTCGCCTCAGGCCGGCTGGCGGGCAGCGTTCGGCTACTACGGGCTCGATCCGCTCGAGACGCCTGACCGCATGGCCGCCCGGATCGCGTCCCAGGCCAGCGCCGTCCGGACCCTGTTCGCGGCGCACCCCGAGGCCGGCGTGGCGTGGGTCGATGCCCGCAACCCGGGAAAGGTATATTTCCGTGCCCGGGGCTGAGACTGCCGGCCGGACGGCGGCGGCACCCGCCCCGTCCAAGCATGGGGTCCTTGAACATCCGGATGTGGCTCCCCCTTATCGGGCTCGGGCTCGGCATTCTGCTCGGACTCACCCTCAACGTGAGCGTCAGCCCGGAACTGGCCCGCTACAGCGCAGTCGCCATCCTGGCCGGGCTGGACTCGATCCTGGGCGCGGTGCGCGCGGAGCTGGATGGCCAGTACGACAACCGGATCTTCCTGAGCGGGTTCGTGGCCAACACGGCCGTCGCGGTAGTGCTGACCTTCGTCGGTGATCGGCTCGGGATCGACCTGTACCTCGTGGCCCTGATCGCCTTCGGCCTCCGCATCTTCCAGAACGTGGCGCTCATTCGGCGCCACTTCCTGTAAGGTCGGCCGGCGTCCGAGCGGAGATTTCGTGGACAGAGAGACCGTCCTGGTCGGCATCGACCCTGGCAGCACCAAGGTGACCACCCTCATCGGCGAGGTCACCCCGGCCGGCGACGTGAACGTCGTCGGCTATGGGATCGCCCCCTCGATTGGCATCAAGAAGGGGATGGTCGCCAACATCGAGCAGACGGTGCAGTCCATTGCCACGTCGATCGAGAAGGCCGAGCGGCTGTCGGGCTACAAGATCGGTTCGGCCTTCGTGGCGGTCGGGGGTGGCCATATCTCGTCCCAGAACAGCCGGGGCGTGGTAGCGGTCAGCGGACATCGGCGCGAGGTCAGCAAGGAGGACGTCGCCCGGGCCACCGAGGCCGCCCGCGCGGTTCAGGTGCCGTCCAACCGGGAGATCCTGCATGTGATCCCGCGCGGCTACATCGTGGACGGACAGGAGGGCATCAAGGACCCGCTTGGGATGAGCGCGGTCCGGCTGGAGGTCGAGACCCACATCGTGGCCGGGGCCAGCACCTCGTTGCAGAACCTCACCAAGTGCGTCAGCTCGGCCGGGGTCCAGATTGACGAGCTGGTGATCGCCTCATTGGCCGCCGCCGAGGCGACGCTGAGCGACACCGAGAAGGAGCTGGGGGTCATCATCGCCGACGTCGGCGGCGGGACGACCGACATGGCCGTTTTCGTGGACGGGGCCGTCCACCATTCGGCGGTGATCCCGGTGGGCGGGATCCATGTCACCAACGACGTGGCGATCGGGCTGCGAACCAGTCTCAACCTGGCCGAGGACGTGAAGATCCGGCATGGCACCTCGAACGTGGCCGAGGTTCAGCCCGAGGAGCTGATCAACGTTGCGGTGATGGGCGACGGCGGGGGACAGACCCTCCAGCGTCGCAAGCTGAGCGAGATCATCGAGGCCCGCATGCGGGAGCTGTACGAGCTCATCCGGGAGGAGGTCGCACGGTCGGGACATGGCACCCCGCTTCCGGCGGGCCTGGTCCTGACTGGCGGCGGCGCGCGGCTGGCCGGCGTGGCCGAGCTGGCGCGCGACGTGCTCGAGATGCCGGTCCGGGTCGCCACCCCGCAGGGCGTGGGCGGCCTGATGGATCAGCTCGCGAACCCGGCCTTTTCGACCTCGCTGGGACTCCTGCTGTGGGGCGCCCGCAACGTGGGTGCCGAGCCGATCGGCTACACCACTCGCACGCCGATGAGCGCCGGTTTGAGCCGCGCCGGGACCTGGATCCGGAACCTGTTCCCCGGCTGAGCCCTTCCGTGTTGCGGCATGGCGATGTGGAGGGCGGAGGGCGTCATCCACCGCCCAACGCGAGGTTGTGGACAACTCGCCGCGAGGTTGTGGACAGATCGACTCTCCCTCGCATGGGACGGTCGGTAGAATCGGCCCAGGCCCGTTAACTCTGGGTTCGGACCCTTCCCGTGCCCGGCCATACCGCCTGCACCCAGGAGGATTCGCATGCCGCTCAGGTCCGACGCAGAGAACTTCGCCCTGATCAAGGTCATCGGCATCGGTGGCGGAGGAAGCAACGCCGTCAACCGCATGATCCGCGCCGAGATGATGGGCGTCGAGTTCATCGCCGTGAACACGGATGCCCAGGCGCTGCTCCAGAGCGACGCGCCGCACAAGATCCGCATCGGCGACAAGATCACCCGCGGCCTGGGGGCCGGCGCCGACCCGGCCATCGGCCAGCGCGCGGCGGAAGAGGACTCGGAGAAGATCTACGAGGCGCTCAAGGACGCCGACATGATCTTCATCACCGCCGGCATGGGCGGGGGCACGGGATCGGGCGCCGCGCCGGTGGTGGCCGAGATCGCCAAGGACCTCGGCGCCCTCACCGTGGCGGTCGTGACCAAGCCGTTCAGCTTCGAGGGCGTGCGCCGCAAGCTGGTGGCCGAGCAGTTCACAGAGGCCCTCAAGGACAAGGTCGACACCCTGATCACGATCCCCAACGACCGGCTGCGCGAGGTCGTGGACAAGAAGACCTCGATCCTCGACGCGTTCCGGGTGGTGGACGACGTCCTGCGCCAGGGCGTGCAGGGCATCAGCGACCTGATCATGGTGCCGGGCCTCATCAACCTGGACTTCGCGGACGTGAAGACGATCATGCGCGAGGCCGGGAGCAGCATGATGGGAATCGGCGTCGGAAGCGGCGAGAACCGCGCCGTGGAGGCGGCTCGGGCGGCGGTCATGAGCCCGCTGCTGGAGATCAACATCCAGGGCGCCCGCGGCATCCTGTTCAACGTCACCGGCGGCAGCGACCTCGGCCTGTTCGAGGTCAACGAGGCGGCCGAGGTGATCAAGGAGGCCGCCGATCCGGAGGCCAACATCATCTTCGGCACGGTCATCGACGACCGGATGCGGGACGAGGTCAAGGTGACGGTCATCGCCACCGGCTTCGATGGGACCCGCAAGCCGAAGCCCGGCCCGCGAGCCGCGGTCAGTGAGGCGGCCGTCGGTCTTGAATCGTCACTCGACGCGAAGAGCCGCGAGCTGCTGGCCGAGATCGAGCGCGAACGGGCCGAGCGATCGCC is drawn from Chloroflexota bacterium and contains these coding sequences:
- the ftsZ gene encoding cell division protein FtsZ; this translates as MPLRSDAENFALIKVIGIGGGGSNAVNRMIRAEMMGVEFIAVNTDAQALLQSDAPHKIRIGDKITRGLGAGADPAIGQRAAEEDSEKIYEALKDADMIFITAGMGGGTGSGAAPVVAEIAKDLGALTVAVVTKPFSFEGVRRKLVAEQFTEALKDKVDTLITIPNDRLREVVDKKTSILDAFRVVDDVLRQGVQGISDLIMVPGLINLDFADVKTIMREAGSSMMGIGVGSGENRAVEAARAAVMSPLLEINIQGARGILFNVTGGSDLGLFEVNEAAEVIKEAADPEANIIFGTVIDDRMRDEVKVTVIATGFDGTRKPKPGPRAAVSEAAVGLESSLDAKSRELLAEIERERAERSPFAVTPASDPLPVEPEPAEVSRLRDREPVPSRPTSLERPAYGDTDLDIPSFLRQPNRERE